One window of Candidatus Nitrospira kreftii genomic DNA carries:
- a CDS encoding transposase, with product MQDTALYQYLLGLQSPWTVSRVSLDVAGQRVDVWAEHSEDAAWVCPHCAKALPLYDHAEARTWRHLDSCQFQTYLHARIPRVACGEHGAVQVVVPWAEPRSRFTLLFERLAIDVLGQCDVTGATKILRVSWDEAWGIMARAVKRGRQRKAPKMVRQIGVDEKAVAKGHKYLTLVCDLDAGTVEHIAEGRRQESLDGYYAGLTQEQLGGIEAVAMDMWAPYILATQARVPEAAEKIVFDRFHIMGHVGKAVDTVRKQEHRELMASGDETLKGSRYLWLYSRENVPERRRDEFAVLKRQELKVGRAWAIKEALRRLWHYVYPASGLKFWRRWYFWATHCQLKPIRKAAETIRRHIDNILTYYQHPVTNAMSEGLNSQIQKIKSMACGCRNTENFKTAIYFHCGGLDLYPC from the coding sequence ATGCAAGACACCGCGCTCTATCAGTATCTGTTGGGCCTGCAGTCGCCGTGGACCGTGAGTCGCGTGAGTTTGGACGTGGCAGGACAACGCGTGGACGTGTGGGCCGAGCATTCGGAGGATGCGGCGTGGGTGTGCCCGCACTGCGCGAAGGCGTTGCCACTCTACGACCACGCCGAAGCACGGACCTGGCGCCACTTGGACAGTTGTCAATTCCAGACCTACCTGCACGCGCGTATCCCTCGCGTGGCCTGCGGCGAGCATGGTGCGGTGCAGGTGGTGGTGCCATGGGCGGAACCGCGGTCGCGGTTCACGCTCCTGTTCGAGCGCCTGGCCATCGATGTGCTGGGGCAATGCGACGTGACGGGAGCTACGAAGATCTTGCGGGTCAGCTGGGATGAGGCCTGGGGCATCATGGCGCGTGCGGTCAAGCGAGGGCGGCAGCGCAAAGCTCCAAAGATGGTGCGGCAAATCGGAGTCGATGAGAAGGCGGTGGCCAAGGGGCACAAGTATTTGACGCTGGTCTGCGACTTAGACGCGGGGACCGTGGAGCATATTGCCGAAGGTCGGAGGCAGGAGAGCCTGGACGGCTACTACGCGGGGCTGACGCAGGAGCAACTCGGCGGGATCGAGGCGGTGGCGATGGATATGTGGGCCCCCTATATCCTGGCGACCCAAGCGCGGGTGCCTGAGGCCGCCGAGAAGATCGTCTTCGACCGCTTCCATATCATGGGGCATGTTGGGAAAGCGGTGGACACGGTCCGCAAGCAGGAGCATCGGGAGCTGATGGCGTCAGGCGACGAGACGCTCAAGGGCAGCCGGTACCTCTGGCTGTACAGTCGGGAGAACGTGCCGGAACGGCGGCGTGACGAGTTTGCGGTACTGAAGCGCCAGGAGTTGAAAGTCGGGCGGGCGTGGGCCATCAAAGAGGCCTTGCGCCGTCTGTGGCACTATGTCTACCCCGCATCAGGCTTGAAATTCTGGAGGCGGTGGTACTTCTGGGCGACACACTGTCAGCTGAAGCCGATTCGCAAAGCGGCCGAGACGATTCGTCGACACATCGACAACATCCTGACCTATTACCAGCATCCGGTCACCAACGCAATGAGCGAAGGACTCAATAGCCAGATTCAGAAGATTAAGAGCATGGCCTGCGGCTGCCGCAACACCGAGAACTTCAAGACAGCCATCTACTTCCACTGCGGCGGTCTCGATCTGTACCCATGCTAA
- a CDS encoding hypothetical protein (conserved protein of unknown function), producing the protein MNTESSRILLADDEDTFRSATAKLLEQEGYHCDCAKDSEEASRLLTSQHDALISDIRMPGNMEFEFLRDVRARFPTLSIVLVTGYPSVQTAVEALRFAFSDYLLKPVDWLELLRSVNQAVEKARYLRMTEVARDEVDRQGTSVDHVREIMNRAGTMANQTNLAWSLEAFLSQSVGNMALLSAGIRSVMTSQAKGSVEKPTDVCRMMQCPRLTAYQEALQSTVEVLEKTKSSFQSKDLGLLRHKIEQVLREDI; encoded by the coding sequence ATGAACACTGAGTCATCACGGATCCTGCTTGCCGACGATGAAGATACCTTCCGCAGCGCCACTGCGAAGTTGTTGGAGCAGGAAGGCTATCACTGTGATTGCGCGAAGGATTCAGAGGAAGCGAGTCGGCTGTTGACGAGCCAGCATGATGCGCTTATTTCCGATATCCGTATGCCCGGCAACATGGAGTTCGAATTTCTTCGGGATGTGCGGGCCCGTTTTCCCACTCTTTCGATCGTGCTGGTGACCGGCTATCCTTCAGTTCAAACAGCGGTTGAGGCGCTCCGGTTTGCGTTCTCTGATTATCTCCTCAAGCCGGTTGATTGGTTGGAATTACTCCGATCGGTGAATCAAGCTGTCGAAAAGGCCCGGTACTTGCGCATGACCGAAGTGGCCCGAGACGAAGTCGATCGCCAAGGGACTTCGGTCGATCATGTGCGGGAGATCATGAATCGAGCAGGAACCATGGCAAACCAGACGAATCTCGCTTGGTCGCTCGAAGCATTCCTCTCTCAGAGTGTCGGAAATATGGCTCTGTTGTCCGCTGGGATTCGGTCTGTCATGACAAGCCAAGCGAAAGGGAGTGTCGAGAAACCGACGGATGTCTGCCGCATGATGCAATGTCCACGGCTTACGGCATATCAAGAGGCACTGCAGAGCACGGTCGAGGTGCTGGAGAAAACGAAGTCTTCGTTTCAGTCGAAAGATCTGGGGCTTCTTCGACACAAGATTGAACAGGTGCTCCGCGAAGATATCTGA
- a CDS encoding hypothetical protein (conserved membrane protein of unknown function), producing MNRIKDLSTKTKLMINIGLFVVIMTITTGLSIKGMSVLGEQSEFIYKTNVISIMLLGDLRDRTQRMDALILSHILVQDSATRAQLVKDIASLDAQIEQFVPSYAPLLVSEPERKHFERFQSEWSSYKDIRAKVVQLSDNFSKDAAFELHEHELEPKLQTLSAAIMGLVGENEMQAKDAFLATHDLTQSMTLTLGLFVLGASIVGIGFGLLIARCITANLLDVLEAAQQLGSGKLNTRSTVTTKDEVGRLAQAFNQMGEALEQSMVKQQEAIEEMNARVEIMNTTSIVSEANLKGDILTANDKYVEVSKYSREELLGKPHSITRHADMPKEVFKQMWHTIGQGKIFRGVIKNRAKDGTPYYVDAVIKPIMGPDGKPRKYLGVRYDITEYEIARHNMKGIIDAIDKSYATIEFDLKGRIQTANAFFLKTMDYRLDELTGKHHNTFVDPAYSGTPEYRVFWEKLERGEHDANQYKFLAKSGKTVWFQAGYTPVMDEVGRPFKVIMLATNITEQKQALVEVEQLIKAAAVGQLSQRMETDLFTGSSRELADGVNRLLESVTQPLREAQGVLTALAINDLTKNMTGVYQGEFEQMKTSLNLALQNLATTISTVREVVDSVSTGAEEITNGNEDLAERTSEQASALEETSASMEEMTSTVKQNADNAKQANQLAAAARDVAEKGGSVTARAVQAMGEINQSSKKIADIITVIDEIAFQTNLLALNAAVEAARAGEHGRGFAVVATEVRNLAQRSATAAKEIKDLINESIQRVSEGTELVDQSGKTLDEIVTSVKRVSDIIAEISAASQEQASGIDEVNKAIMQMDETTQHNAALVEETTSASQSMKDQAKELKHQIEVFKVAEREPTKLSGVGKKRDSPRLVPMPPVRAAGTTSSPRMTGKPVKTLAVANGLERRGTSEEFEEF from the coding sequence ATGAACAGAATCAAGGACCTCAGCACCAAGACCAAGCTGATGATCAACATCGGCCTGTTCGTGGTGATCATGACCATCACGACGGGACTTTCGATCAAGGGAATGAGTGTGCTGGGTGAGCAAAGCGAATTTATTTATAAGACGAATGTGATCTCGATTATGCTGCTTGGCGACTTGCGCGACCGTACACAACGAATGGATGCCCTGATACTGTCGCATATCCTTGTCCAAGACAGCGCCACCAGGGCGCAACTCGTAAAAGACATCGCCAGTCTTGATGCGCAAATCGAGCAGTTCGTGCCGTCCTATGCTCCTCTGCTTGTTTCTGAACCGGAGCGCAAGCACTTTGAACGATTTCAATCCGAGTGGTCGAGCTACAAAGACATTCGCGCAAAGGTAGTGCAGCTCAGCGACAACTTCAGTAAGGATGCCGCATTTGAACTTCACGAACACGAACTGGAGCCGAAACTCCAAACACTCTCCGCCGCAATCATGGGGCTGGTCGGAGAAAATGAAATGCAAGCGAAGGATGCGTTTCTAGCGACCCATGACTTGACACAGAGCATGACTCTTACCTTAGGTCTCTTCGTCTTGGGCGCCAGCATCGTGGGAATCGGCTTTGGGTTGCTTATTGCTCGATGCATTACCGCAAACCTATTGGATGTGCTGGAAGCGGCTCAGCAACTCGGTAGTGGGAAGTTGAACACGCGCTCAACGGTCACGACAAAGGATGAGGTGGGGCGGTTGGCGCAGGCCTTCAATCAGATGGGAGAGGCGCTGGAGCAGTCGATGGTCAAACAGCAAGAAGCCATCGAGGAGATGAATGCCCGGGTCGAGATCATGAACACGACGAGCATCGTCTCGGAGGCGAACCTCAAGGGCGACATTCTGACCGCCAATGATAAATATGTCGAGGTCTCGAAGTATTCTAGAGAAGAATTACTCGGCAAGCCCCATAGTATCACGCGCCATGCGGACATGCCCAAGGAGGTTTTCAAGCAGATGTGGCACACGATCGGTCAGGGGAAGATTTTTCGTGGTGTCATCAAGAACCGAGCCAAGGACGGCACTCCCTACTATGTCGATGCGGTGATCAAGCCAATTATGGGCCCGGATGGGAAACCCCGAAAATATCTGGGTGTCCGATACGACATTACGGAGTACGAAATTGCGCGCCACAACATGAAAGGGATTATCGACGCGATCGATAAATCGTACGCGACCATCGAGTTTGATCTTAAGGGCCGCATCCAAACGGCGAATGCCTTTTTCCTAAAGACGATGGATTACCGCTTGGACGAACTCACCGGCAAACACCACAATACCTTCGTCGATCCGGCGTACAGCGGCACGCCTGAGTATCGCGTGTTCTGGGAAAAATTGGAGCGCGGCGAGCATGATGCGAACCAGTACAAATTTCTTGCCAAAAGTGGGAAAACAGTATGGTTTCAGGCCGGCTATACACCGGTCATGGACGAGGTCGGGAGGCCCTTCAAGGTCATCATGCTTGCCACGAACATCACTGAGCAGAAACAGGCTCTGGTAGAGGTAGAGCAGCTGATCAAGGCGGCAGCAGTGGGACAGCTATCGCAGCGGATGGAGACCGACTTGTTTACGGGCTCGTCGCGGGAGCTAGCGGATGGTGTCAATCGGTTGTTGGAATCCGTTACGCAACCGCTGCGTGAGGCGCAGGGAGTCCTCACTGCCCTGGCAATTAATGACCTCACCAAGAATATGACGGGCGTCTATCAGGGTGAATTCGAACAAATGAAAACCAGCTTAAACCTGGCCCTTCAGAATCTTGCCACGACCATCTCGACCGTGCGTGAGGTGGTCGATAGCGTCTCGACCGGGGCGGAAGAGATTACGAACGGAAACGAAGATCTTGCAGAACGGACGAGCGAGCAGGCCTCAGCATTGGAAGAGACCTCCGCGTCGATGGAAGAGATGACGAGCACGGTGAAACAGAACGCCGACAACGCCAAGCAGGCGAATCAGCTGGCCGCGGCGGCCCGTGATGTGGCCGAGAAGGGTGGCTCCGTGACTGCTCGAGCGGTTCAGGCGATGGGGGAGATCAACCAGAGCAGCAAGAAGATCGCCGACATCATCACGGTGATCGACGAGATCGCCTTCCAGACGAACCTCTTGGCCTTGAACGCGGCTGTGGAAGCAGCGCGAGCGGGGGAACATGGGCGAGGGTTTGCCGTAGTGGCGACGGAAGTGCGGAATCTGGCGCAGCGTTCGGCGACCGCGGCAAAAGAGATCAAGGACTTGATCAACGAGTCGATTCAACGGGTGAGTGAAGGGACCGAGCTGGTGGATCAATCCGGCAAGACGCTGGACGAGATCGTCACCTCGGTCAAGCGCGTCAGCGATATCATCGCTGAGATCAGCGCGGCTTCGCAAGAGCAGGCGAGTGGTATCGATGAGGTGAACAAGGCAATCATGCAAATGGATGAAACCACGCAACACAACGCTGCCCTCGTGGAAGAAACCACCAGCGCCAGCCAATCCATGAAGGACCAAGCCAAGGAATTAAAACATCAAATTGAAGTGTTCAAGGTTGCGGAACGCGAGCCGACGAAATTGAGTGGTGTGGGGAAAAAACGCGATAGTCCCCGTCTCGTGCCCATGCCGCCAGTCCGGGCTGCTGGGACAACCTCGAGTCCACGGATGACCGGGAAACCGGTCAAGACTCTAGCGGTCGCCAATGGACTGGAGCGTCGCGGCACGAGTGAGGAGTTTGAGGAGTTCTGA